The Acidobacteriota bacterium region AACCGGGCGAAGTCGCTGTCGGTGGTCATCAACTCGCATCCGTGCTCGATGGCAAGCGCCGCGAGGTACGCGTCGGTAACCAATGGCCCCTGGATGCGACTACACAGCCCGACGAAAATGTCCCAGTGCTGACGGCCCGGGGCAACGAAGACCGCGCGCGGCCGTGCCACGAGCCCCTGGCAAAAGGAGATCGCGGTCTCCATGGGCGGGACGGCATCGAAGATCCGCCGGTTCGTGACGATGCGCAGAAAGCCGGCCAGCACTACCTCCGACAGAGCGACGGGTGCGGGCGATGCGACTGCGGCCCGAAGCCAGGACGCGTACCGCTCGTGCTCGGGCGCATCCTCGCGGTGCGCGTAGATCAGCACGTTGACGTCGGGGAGCTGCATGGATCACCCGCCATCCTTGAATCGCTCCAGATCGTCCATTTCAAGAAGCGCAGACGTCTTGTCGATGTTGT contains the following coding sequences:
- a CDS encoding type II toxin-antitoxin system VapC family toxin; protein product: MQLPDVNVLIYAHREDAPEHERYASWLRAAVASPAPVALSEVVLAGFLRIVTNRRIFDAVPPMETAISFCQGLVARPRAVFVAPGRQHWDIFVGLCSRIQGPLVTDAYLAALAIEHGCELMTTDSDFARFPGLRWGHPLRPRR